Proteins co-encoded in one Candidatus Manganitrophaceae bacterium genomic window:
- a CDS encoding DUF2231 domain-containing protein: protein MTHPIHPMFVHFPIALLFASVLFDLIFFYTGREDFKKGGFWLLILGWIAGLAATLSGTWSEDIVEKAGVPKTAIELHESFALTTLALFAGLMLVRFWVRKRWSSRDRLLYTGMALIGLSLLATTGFWGGDLVYHYGAGVQSNSPAVISTPNLDKGQTG from the coding sequence ATGACCCATCCAATCCATCCCATGTTCGTCCACTTTCCCATCGCCCTTTTGTTTGCCTCGGTTCTCTTTGATCTAATCTTTTTCTATACCGGACGGGAAGACTTTAAAAAGGGGGGCTTCTGGCTGTTGATCCTCGGCTGGATCGCAGGGCTCGCCGCCACCCTTTCCGGAACCTGGAGCGAGGACATCGTCGAGAAGGCCGGGGTGCCGAAAACGGCCATCGAGCTGCATGAGAGCTTCGCGCTCACCACCCTCGCGCTCTTTGCCGGGTTGATGCTGGTTCGCTTTTGGGTCAGAAAGCGCTGGTCTTCCCGAGATCGGCTTCTCTATACGGGGATGGCGTTGATCGGGCTTTCCCTTTTGGCGACGACCGGATTCTGGGGAGGCGATCTGGTCTACCACTACGGGGCGGGGGTTCAATCCAATTCGCCTGCCGTGATTTCCACCCCGAATCTGGATAAAGGGCAAACAGGATGA
- a CDS encoding DUF4412 domain-containing protein, with product MNFVKQTLRALLLTWVSFGASWAAELPEPKVEYSADSVVEAEQMTLKATIYHALDKERREQEKGSMKQVLILRKDKNLAWMLMPEQKMYMEMPSTQAKNKEIDLSNYKIERTEVGKEVVEGVDTTKSKVVMTGADGASFDGFLWTTPEGITMKMDAVAQGKGEKSQIKMTLKNLKIAKQDPALFEIPAGYHKMPVNPFGGMGKAPGSGHDLDERMNEKK from the coding sequence ATGAACTTCGTTAAGCAGACCCTCCGCGCCCTGCTCCTCACCTGGGTCTCCTTCGGCGCCTCCTGGGCCGCCGAGCTGCCGGAGCCGAAGGTGGAGTATTCCGCCGACAGCGTGGTCGAAGCCGAACAGATGACCCTGAAGGCGACGATTTATCACGCGCTCGACAAAGAGCGGCGGGAGCAGGAGAAGGGGAGCATGAAACAGGTGCTCATCCTGCGAAAAGACAAGAACCTGGCCTGGATGCTGATGCCGGAGCAGAAGATGTATATGGAGATGCCCTCGACCCAAGCCAAAAACAAGGAGATCGATCTCTCCAACTATAAAATTGAGCGGACGGAGGTCGGCAAGGAGGTCGTCGAAGGGGTCGACACGACCAAGAGCAAGGTGGTGATGACCGGAGCCGACGGCGCCAGCTTCGACGGGTTTCTCTGGACCACCCCGGAGGGGATTACGATGAAGATGGATGCCGTCGCCCAGGGGAAGGGGGAGAAGTCGCAGATCAAGATGACGCTGAAAAATTTAAAGATCGCTAAACAAGACCCTGCCCTCTTCGAGATTCCCGCCGGCTACCATAAGATGCCGGTCAATCCGTTCGGCGGCATGGGAAAAGCCCCGGGAAGCGGCCATGACCTGGATGAACGGATGAACGAGAAAAAATAG
- a CDS encoding zf-TFIIB domain-containing protein, which translates to MEQDVRKLGYSQEEEYFYRKNKELIENSRKERDAERAAQEARARKQAHWMKCPKCGSDLQEIEHLGIKVDRCSGCSGIFFDKGELETLLQTHEPNGFLGGLRKIFK; encoded by the coding sequence ATGGAACAGGACGTACGGAAGCTCGGTTACAGCCAGGAAGAGGAATACTTTTATAGAAAGAACAAAGAACTGATTGAGAATAGCCGAAAAGAGCGTGATGCCGAGCGGGCCGCGCAAGAAGCGCGGGCGCGGAAGCAGGCCCACTGGATGAAGTGTCCGAAGTGCGGCTCGGACCTCCAAGAGATCGAACATCTTGGAATCAAAGTCGACCGGTGCAGCGGCTGCTCCGGGATCTTCTTCGACAAGGGAGAGTTGGAAACGCTCCTGCAAACGCACGAGCCGAATGGCTTCTTGGGCGGCCTGCGCAAAATCTTTAAATAG
- a CDS encoding HAMP domain-containing histidine kinase, with protein MEINVVDKMAALIRQERVALLSRWREQVRELPSAKGLDVPTLNDHLPQLIDELAVALRLHSGETIPEALKESSPPAHGLQRLQERFDLVEVVAEYNILRGCLHDLADSKGLVLQGKPFHILNRVLDGAIGSAVQAYATQQALEVKQRREEYLTFVAHDLRTPLNAISLATGALAGALSSGSGEDESAWMLEILRRNVKNLNELIDKVLKENMNLITEIGVKLERRMIDLWPLVEGLIHDLHPIAGTDSTRLTNKVPNGLFVYADASLLRRVFQNLVANALTYTPRGEVMITAKATDEEGAAECSVSDNGAGVPAERLAKVFDKFETDPQKEEGLGLGLAIVKTFVEAHGGEVSVESKEGIGSTFRFTLPGRVK; from the coding sequence ATGGAAATCAATGTTGTCGACAAAATGGCGGCGCTCATAAGGCAGGAGCGCGTCGCCTTGCTCTCGCGATGGCGCGAGCAGGTGAGAGAGCTCCCCTCTGCGAAGGGGCTGGATGTCCCGACGCTCAACGATCATCTTCCCCAGCTCATCGATGAATTGGCGGTTGCCCTGCGGTTACATTCCGGCGAGACCATCCCGGAAGCGCTCAAGGAATCGAGCCCGCCGGCCCATGGTCTGCAGCGGCTTCAGGAACGATTTGATCTGGTCGAGGTCGTGGCGGAGTACAACATCCTGCGCGGCTGTCTCCATGACCTCGCCGATTCAAAAGGGTTGGTCCTGCAGGGGAAGCCCTTCCACATTCTGAACCGGGTCTTGGATGGGGCGATCGGATCGGCGGTACAGGCTTACGCCACGCAGCAGGCGCTGGAGGTCAAGCAGCGCCGGGAAGAGTACCTCACCTTTGTGGCGCACGACTTAAGGACGCCGCTCAATGCGATCTCGCTTGCCACGGGGGCATTGGCAGGAGCCCTTTCCTCGGGAAGCGGAGAGGACGAAAGCGCCTGGATGCTGGAGATCTTGCGCCGCAATGTCAAAAACCTCAATGAGCTAATCGATAAGGTCCTCAAAGAGAACATGAACCTCATCACTGAGATTGGTGTGAAACTGGAGCGACGAATGATCGATTTGTGGCCGCTCGTCGAGGGGCTCATCCACGACCTCCATCCGATCGCAGGAACCGACAGCACCCGGCTTACGAACAAGGTCCCGAATGGGTTGTTCGTCTATGCCGACGCCAGTCTCTTGAGGCGGGTTTTTCAGAATCTGGTCGCCAACGCGCTCACCTACACGCCGCGCGGAGAGGTCATGATTACGGCAAAAGCGACCGATGAGGAGGGGGCCGCGGAGTGTTCCGTCAGCGACAACGGGGCCGGCGTGCCGGCGGAGCGGCTTGCAAAAGTGTTCGATAAATTCGAGACCGATCCTCAAAAAGAAGAAGGGCTGGGGCTCGGTCTCGCCATCGTCAAAACATTCGTCGAGGCGCATGGCGGAGAGGTCTCTGTCGAGAGCAAGGAAGGGATCGGCTCGACATTTCGGTTTACCCTGCCTGGAAGAGTAAAGTGA
- a CDS encoding ParB N-terminal domain-containing protein, with translation MPEKKVKKPRAAGTVRRRRKPAGVSVGLGATELQAAKPPGEVITLHQQIEADRGQVLSVYREPYGGRWLVLAALPIDKVAPTPYQRNLSETHVRKLERVIGKIGRFLDPIIAVRTDTGGAVKYWTPNGHHRLSAMRTLGAKSIIAIVAPEPSTAYQILALNTEKAHNLRERALEVARMYHELVRLGDATEETYQLEFEEPALITLGFCYEARGRFGGGAYHPILRRVDTFIKKPLDQAMPIRQERADALLQLDEAVGAQVDSLKSRGLTSPYLRSFVVARINPLRFRPKEAEPLSFNETLERMSKAIAKFNPEKIKMEDLAKTGGGVEETE, from the coding sequence ATGCCGGAGAAAAAAGTGAAGAAGCCGCGTGCGGCGGGAACGGTTCGACGGCGGCGGAAGCCGGCGGGGGTGTCGGTCGGGTTGGGCGCCACCGAGCTGCAGGCTGCGAAGCCGCCGGGAGAGGTGATCACCCTTCATCAGCAGATTGAAGCCGACCGCGGGCAGGTCTTGTCGGTCTATCGAGAGCCGTACGGCGGACGGTGGCTGGTCCTGGCCGCCCTTCCGATCGACAAAGTCGCGCCGACCCCTTATCAACGAAATCTCTCCGAGACGCATGTCCGCAAGTTGGAGCGGGTGATCGGGAAGATCGGAAGGTTCTTGGACCCGATCATCGCCGTCCGGACCGACACCGGCGGCGCGGTGAAATATTGGACACCGAATGGACACCATCGCCTCTCGGCGATGCGGACCCTCGGCGCCAAGAGCATTATCGCGATCGTGGCGCCGGAGCCCTCCACCGCCTATCAAATCCTGGCGCTGAACACCGAGAAGGCGCACAACCTCCGCGAGCGGGCATTGGAAGTCGCCCGGATGTATCACGAGCTCGTTCGCCTCGGTGACGCCACGGAAGAGACCTATCAGCTCGAATTCGAAGAGCCGGCATTGATCACCCTCGGCTTCTGCTATGAAGCGCGCGGCCGATTCGGCGGCGGCGCATATCACCCCATCCTTCGGCGCGTCGATACCTTCATCAAGAAACCGCTCGATCAGGCGATGCCGATCCGGCAAGAACGGGCCGACGCCCTCCTGCAATTGGACGAAGCGGTCGGCGCCCAGGTGGACTCTCTCAAATCCCGCGGCCTCACCAGCCCCTACCTCCGCAGCTTCGTCGTCGCGCGAATCAATCCGCTTCGCTTTCGGCCCAAAGAGGCCGAGCCGCTTTCGTTCAATGAAACGCTGGAGCGGATGAGCAAGGCAATCGCGAAGTTTAATCCGGAAAAGATTAAGATGGAAGATCTGGCGAAGACGGGCGGGGGGGTGGAGGAAACAGAATAA
- a CDS encoding DUF11 domain-containing protein, with amino-acid sequence MAKTVKNRSCLLRRSLLLRPPLFALVFFLTFFSALSNLWALTIIRDFIGGTPPANPVGQGNLIDIFNAAADQWEAAIQDPHTIVLHFGWGSATGGTHQLITQGGTPNRETEGTILFNNDDADGHLQWYLDPTPKFNEEYTTYSETAHDFGGGEINNGRLFSGATGEANTGSTRVDLLSAALHEIGHAMGMSIGDDTFADESQDSDIDIAPPRPLPGTSIPLAFNNFGVTSHIDAAFASDAIMAGLGSDQRNVLSALDILAMAQLSGFEQIHLNPYPTLRVTHLGTGAGTVTSHPAGIQCSADCVEPYNLGVEITLTATAAAGSTFDGWSGDDDCADGTITMDVGKTCTAVFNAVHPVAPTADLAVSQSDLSGPVITGSEVTYTVSVVNNGPSPASGVMLTDIFPAGATFQSATASEGSCPQSSGRVSCAFDRLSVGEVASVSIVVTPASGGTMINHAEIHAAEPDPNPADNTSEKSAEAIAPSAAAADLSITQALSPDSGTIGQPMIYVITVTNNGTHAASHVIVTEELPPTLAFSSAIASQGSCTTTTQIRCELGTIDNQGSSTIRIVVTPLENGTSNAKAEVAGEVSDPNTINNSTTTATVIHEAPSPGPQGVPEANRTDDRSEAAAVQGGGGGGCAIGFDREKMPPCRFFYLPLSFS; translated from the coding sequence GTGGCCAAAACAGTTAAAAACCGATCTTGTCTTCTCCGGCGCTCCCTTCTGCTGCGGCCGCCGCTCTTCGCGCTCGTCTTCTTTCTCACCTTCTTTTCCGCCTTGTCCAATCTTTGGGCCTTGACGATCATCCGCGATTTTATCGGAGGAACCCCGCCGGCGAATCCGGTCGGTCAGGGAAACCTGATCGACATTTTCAATGCGGCGGCCGACCAATGGGAGGCGGCGATCCAAGATCCGCATACGATCGTGCTCCATTTCGGGTGGGGATCGGCTACCGGAGGGACGCATCAGCTGATCACCCAGGGGGGAACGCCGAATCGAGAGACGGAAGGGACGATCTTGTTTAACAACGACGACGCGGATGGGCATCTTCAGTGGTATCTCGATCCGACGCCGAAATTCAACGAAGAGTACACCACCTATTCCGAAACGGCCCACGATTTCGGGGGAGGGGAGATCAACAACGGACGGCTTTTTTCCGGTGCGACCGGAGAGGCCAACACCGGATCAACCCGGGTCGATCTCCTTTCCGCGGCGCTTCATGAGATCGGCCATGCGATGGGGATGAGCATCGGCGACGACACCTTCGCCGATGAAAGCCAAGACAGCGATATCGACATCGCCCCCCCCCGGCCGCTGCCCGGAACCTCGATCCCCCTCGCATTTAACAACTTCGGCGTGACGAGCCATATCGATGCCGCTTTCGCGAGCGATGCGATTATGGCGGGGCTCGGCTCGGATCAGCGGAATGTCCTCTCCGCCCTCGATATCCTCGCCATGGCGCAGTTGAGCGGTTTTGAGCAGATCCACTTGAACCCCTATCCGACCTTGAGGGTGACCCACCTCGGGACCGGCGCCGGCACCGTCACCAGCCATCCGGCGGGGATTCAGTGCAGCGCCGATTGCGTCGAGCCGTACAATCTCGGTGTGGAGATCACCCTGACCGCGACAGCCGCCGCCGGATCGACCTTTGACGGCTGGAGCGGCGATGACGATTGCGCCGACGGCACCATCACCATGGATGTCGGCAAAACCTGCACGGCCGTTTTTAATGCGGTCCACCCGGTCGCGCCGACGGCCGATCTTGCCGTCAGCCAATCCGATCTGTCCGGTCCGGTGATTACGGGAAGCGAGGTGACCTATACGGTGTCGGTCGTCAACAATGGACCTTCGCCGGCCTCCGGTGTGATGCTCACCGACATCTTTCCGGCGGGGGCGACGTTCCAATCGGCCACGGCGTCGGAGGGAAGCTGTCCTCAGTCGAGCGGCAGGGTCAGCTGTGCTTTTGACCGGCTCTCGGTCGGGGAGGTCGCCTCGGTTTCCATCGTCGTGACCCCGGCCTCCGGAGGAACGATGATCAACCATGCGGAGATCCACGCGGCCGAGCCCGATCCGAATCCGGCCGACAATACCTCGGAAAAAAGTGCCGAGGCGATCGCCCCCTCAGCGGCGGCCGCCGACCTCTCGATTACCCAGGCCCTTTCGCCCGACTCGGGGACGATCGGTCAGCCGATGATCTATGTAATCACCGTGACGAACAATGGGACCCATGCCGCCTCTCATGTGATCGTCACGGAGGAACTCCCGCCGACCCTCGCTTTCAGCTCCGCAATCGCCAGCCAAGGGAGTTGCACAACGACGACCCAAATCAGGTGCGAATTGGGGACGATTGACAATCAGGGAAGCTCGACCATCCGAATTGTCGTCACCCCGTTGGAGAACGGAACGTCGAATGCCAAGGCCGAGGTGGCGGGAGAGGTCTCCGATCCGAATACGATAAACAACAGCACCACCACCGCGACGGTCATCCATGAGGCCCCGAGCCCCGGTCCACAGGGTGTTCCGGAGGCGAACCGGACCGATGATCGGTCCGAAGCCGCTGCAGTCCAAGGGGGAGGCGGCGGGGGGTGCGCGATCGGTTTTGACAGAGAAAAGATGCCACCCTGCCGGTTCTTTTATCTTCCGCTCTCTTTTTCTTAA
- a CDS encoding DUF763 domain-containing protein has product MKRTGIASLPLHGGKAPRWLMMLMTRLSREIVRVMAEEFGPREVLVRLSDPHWFQAFGCVLGFDWHSSGVTTTVCGALKEGLKGIDKEIGLFVAGGKGNASRKTPSELEEIGRITGLDTTRHIYASRMSAKVDNTALKDGYQLYHHTFLITTEGSWAVIQQGMNASNRYARRYHWLSDSVTDFVSEPHAAICCDRTERTLNLVAQESAASRKIITELSHLSPAQTLTEIKKIQTLHLPSHHAVDVDDIHPDRLHKALLSTYERQPESFEALLGISGVGPKTVRALALIGELLYGAPASIRDPVRFSFAHGGKDGHPYPVDRPTYERSIETLRRAVDSAKIGHTEKRNALKTLYLLSESTPADRSVPH; this is encoded by the coding sequence ATGAAACGAACCGGCATCGCCTCCCTTCCCCTCCATGGCGGCAAAGCGCCGCGCTGGCTCATGATGTTGATGACCCGCCTCTCGCGCGAGATCGTCCGTGTGATGGCGGAGGAGTTCGGACCGCGCGAAGTGCTGGTCCGGCTCTCCGATCCGCACTGGTTCCAGGCGTTCGGCTGCGTGCTCGGATTCGACTGGCACTCCAGCGGCGTCACCACCACTGTCTGCGGCGCGCTGAAAGAAGGGCTGAAGGGAATCGACAAAGAGATCGGCCTCTTCGTCGCCGGCGGCAAAGGGAATGCCTCCCGAAAAACGCCGTCCGAGCTGGAGGAGATCGGCCGGATCACCGGGCTCGACACCACCCGTCACATCTACGCCAGCCGGATGAGCGCCAAGGTCGACAACACCGCCCTCAAAGACGGCTATCAGCTCTATCACCACACTTTCTTGATTACAACAGAGGGAAGCTGGGCGGTGATCCAGCAGGGGATGAATGCATCGAACCGGTATGCCCGGCGCTATCACTGGCTGTCGGATTCGGTCACCGATTTTGTCAGCGAGCCGCACGCCGCCATCTGCTGCGACCGGACGGAGCGGACATTAAACCTCGTCGCGCAGGAGAGCGCCGCGAGCCGAAAGATAATCACCGAGCTCTCGCACCTCTCCCCCGCGCAGACCCTCACCGAGATCAAGAAAATCCAAACCTTGCACCTCCCCTCCCATCATGCGGTCGATGTCGATGACATTCACCCCGACCGCCTCCACAAAGCGCTCCTCTCCACCTATGAGCGGCAGCCGGAGAGCTTCGAAGCGCTCCTTGGGATTTCGGGGGTCGGGCCGAAGACGGTCCGCGCGCTGGCCCTGATCGGCGAGCTGCTCTACGGCGCCCCGGCGAGCATCCGCGATCCGGTCCGATTCAGCTTCGCCCACGGGGGAAAAGATGGACATCCCTATCCGGTCGATCGACCGACCTATGAGCGATCGATCGAAACGCTTCGCCGCGCCGTCGACTCGGCGAAGATCGGCCACACCGAAAAACGCAATGCGCTGAAGACCCTCTACCTCCTTTCCGAATCAACCCCGGCGGACCGAAGCGTTCCTCATTGA